A genomic window from Lotus japonicus ecotype B-129 chromosome 1, LjGifu_v1.2 includes:
- the LOC130740811 gene encoding putative F-box protein At4g17565, translated as MENHKKVEQLPDWSNMSTEILEQFCKRLTIPNQVRFSSVCKSWLSANTSKKAYHWIPDAPWLVSKDYTNAQFQVISNTDKQAYKIFKPFKPLPDTLIVGSFKGWLILNSKFKLFILNLFSKLHLDLPYHSTVGINDIHSPCAFSLSMCPNMNPTAAAMVTYGGCLGWCKVGDTAWKYHYTTGEFYANVTFNNDKLYVVDRDGKKVKMFKYDEGVLIQVGSVESPRPSGNLLQSATIDMRIYLVVCGGKVLVVGRIDDYTKALKPNVKFVISMVEESSSMLVKVQSLDDHVLFVSNSNIECLDAKYCSGFRRNCVYFTCYFKHYITSEVKEFSVANGVVLRSILSMGHHMYSPIWVLPRFPFDCDCEKCTSAQWITPEKMEEKLVLELKQRRIVYL; from the exons ATGGAGAATCATAAGAAAGTAGAACAGCTACCAGACTGGTCGAATATGTCCACAGAGATATTGGAGCAGTTTTGCAAGCGCTTGACAATTCCAAACCAAGTTCGATTCAGTAGTGTGTGCAAGTCTTGGCTTTCTGCTAATACGTCAAAGAAAGCCTACCATTGGATCCCTGACGCACCATGGCTCGTCAGCAAAGACTACACCAATGCTCAATTTCAG GTCATAAGCAACACAGATAAGCAAGCCTACAAGATTTTCAAGCCCTTCAAACCCTTGCCAGACACTTTAATTGTAGGGTCCTTCAAAGGCTGGTTGATCCTTAATTCCAAATTTAAGCTCTTCATTCTCAACCTCTTCTCGAAACTTCACCTTGACCTCCCTTATCATAGTACAGTCGGAATCAATGACATTCACTCACCGTGCGCTTTTTCTTTATCAATGTGTCCCAACATGAACCCTACCGCAGCTGCAATGGTCACGTATGGTGGTTGCTTAGGGTGGTGCAAGGTAGGTGATACTGCATGGAAATATCACTACACAACTGGCGAGTTCTATGCCAATGTCACTTTTAACAATGACAAGCTTTATGTTGTGGACCGAGACGGCAAGAAGGTGAAAATGTTCAAGTATGATGAGGGAGTGCTCATTCAG GTTGGTAGTGTGGAATCCCCCAGGCCTAGTGGAAACCTTCTTCAATCAGCAACTATTGACATGAGAATCTACTTGGTGGTATGTGGAGGAAAGGTTTTGGTTGTGGGGAGGATCGATGATTACACCAAAGCTCTCAAACCAAACGTGAAATTTGTAATTTCAATGGTGGAAGAGAGTTCTAGCATGCTAGTGAAGGTGCAAAGTTTAGATGATCATGTTTTGTTTGTGTCGAACTCAAACATTGAATGTCTTGATGCTAAGTATTGTTCGGGGTTTCGGCGCAACTGTGTGTACTTCACTTGCTACTTTAAACATTACATCACTTCTGAAGTGAAAGAGTTTTCAGTTGCGAATGGAGTTGTACTTAGGAGTATTCTTTCCATGGGCCACCATATGTACTCTCCGATTTGGGTGTTGCCTAGGTTTCCATTTGATTGTGACTGTGAGAAGTGCACCTCTGCACAGTGGATAACGCctgagaaaatggaggaaaaactTGTGCTGGAACTTAAGCAACGTAGAATCGTTTATTTGTGA